Proteins encoded together in one Citromicrobium bathyomarinum window:
- a CDS encoding VOC family protein, producing MIGYVTLGTNDLQGNAPFYDAIAKEMGVGRMMDFDMYIAWGEPGGAAGVALTKPFDGNEATVGNGTMVAFEAKDKQQVHRLHEIALANGGTDEGAPGPRGEADENGLVFYASYFRDRDGNKLNAFCMAPADG from the coding sequence ATGATCGGTTACGTAACGCTGGGCACCAACGACCTGCAGGGCAACGCGCCCTTCTACGATGCCATCGCCAAGGAGATGGGCGTTGGCCGGATGATGGACTTCGACATGTACATCGCCTGGGGCGAGCCCGGCGGCGCGGCAGGTGTCGCGCTGACCAAGCCATTCGACGGGAACGAGGCGACCGTCGGCAACGGCACGATGGTCGCGTTCGAGGCGAAGGATAAGCAACAGGTCCACCGCCTGCACGAGATCGCGCTGGCCAATGGCGGCACCGACGAGGGCGCACCCGGCCCGCGCGGCGAGGCGGACGAGAACGGGCTGGTGTTCTACGCGTCCTACTTCCGCGACCGCGACGGCAACAAGCTCAATGCCTTCTGCATGGCCCCTGCGGATGGCTAA
- the ald gene encoding alanine dehydrogenase yields MRIGCPKEIKNHEYRVGLTPESAGELARHGHEVWIESGAGLGIDATDAEYTAAGARIVDGPDPIFAECEMVVKVKEPQAVERKKLREGQILYTYLHLAPDREQTVDLVDSGVTAIAYETVTGPNRSLPLLKPMSQVAGRMSVQAGATALEKAHGGRGVLLGGVPGVMPGKVVVIGGGVVGFNAAQMAAGVGADVTILDRDPEVLERVGTHFETRAKTRFSNAANLHDAVCQADLVIGAVLIPGAAAPKLVTRDMLRDMQKGAVLVDVAIDQGGCFETSQATTHDNPTYVVDDIVHYCVANMPGAVARTSTYALNNVTLPHALQIADHGWKAAMRANPHLAEGLNVWDGKVTYKAVAEDLGYEYVPVEKALA; encoded by the coding sequence ATGCGCATCGGATGCCCGAAGGAAATCAAGAACCACGAATACCGGGTCGGGCTGACCCCCGAAAGCGCCGGCGAGCTGGCCCGCCACGGCCACGAGGTTTGGATCGAAAGCGGTGCCGGCCTAGGCATCGACGCGACCGACGCGGAGTACACGGCCGCCGGTGCGCGCATCGTCGACGGGCCCGACCCGATCTTCGCCGAGTGCGAGATGGTGGTGAAGGTGAAGGAACCCCAGGCGGTCGAGCGCAAGAAGCTGCGCGAAGGCCAGATCCTATATACCTACCTGCACCTCGCCCCCGATCGCGAGCAGACGGTCGATCTGGTCGATTCGGGCGTCACCGCGATCGCTTACGAAACGGTCACCGGGCCCAACCGCTCGCTCCCGCTCTTGAAGCCGATGAGCCAGGTGGCCGGGCGGATGAGCGTGCAGGCCGGTGCCACCGCTCTCGAAAAGGCGCATGGCGGACGCGGCGTGCTGCTGGGCGGCGTGCCGGGCGTGATGCCGGGCAAGGTCGTGGTGATCGGCGGCGGCGTGGTCGGCTTCAACGCGGCGCAGATGGCTGCGGGCGTCGGCGCGGACGTGACCATTCTCGACCGCGATCCCGAAGTGCTGGAGCGGGTCGGCACCCATTTCGAAACCCGCGCCAAGACGCGCTTCTCCAACGCCGCCAATCTGCATGACGCCGTGTGTCAGGCGGATCTGGTGATCGGCGCGGTGCTGATCCCCGGCGCGGCTGCGCCCAAGCTGGTCACCCGCGACATGCTGCGCGACATGCAGAAGGGTGCGGTGCTGGTCGATGTCGCGATCGACCAGGGCGGCTGCTTCGAAACCAGCCAGGCGACCACCCATGACAACCCGACCTATGTGGTCGACGACATCGTGCATTACTGCGTCGCCAACATGCCCGGCGCGGTCGCGCGTACCAGCACCTATGCGCTCAACAACGTGACCCTGCCCCACGCGCTGCAGATTGCCGACCACGGCTGGAAGGCCGCGATGCGCGCCAATCCGCACCTCGCCGAAGGGCTCAACGTGTGGGACGGCAAGGTCACCTACAAGGCGGTGGCCGAAGACCTGGGATACGAATATGTTCCGGTCGAAAAGGCGCTTGCCTGA
- a CDS encoding S9 family peptidase, with translation MSKLFTAAIALTALSLPVGAVAQSNGADTSVSDNSSEQAPTSPPVAERRDYSFTTHGITLSDPYHWLKDPSYPTVDDEDVLAYVKAENAWFEAQMAPHKELVDTLFEEMKGRIKEDDSTVPQKDGDWLYWSEFEEGKEYRLHYRKPVAGGEPQLLLDENQLAEGKDYFRLGAFSASKDGRFLAYSSDDNGSERYTARIKDLETGELLPDELTNLRGGLTWVANDSALVYGPSTEEWRTLEAKLHVIGTPVASDVTLYKEADESFGVGTGLTAQEDWLVIATGDNETSEIRLVSADNPTGEQILVKPRQKGVEYDVDVRDGTLFVHTNDNHINFRLATATLAAPGEWTTLIEGSDDFYLTDFELFKDFYVTEGRLAGLDQIQLRAYDDADDMTPIAFPEASFVAGLSNNPEYDVQKLRLSYQSMVTPGSVYDYDVKTGALELLKQQEIPSGYDATLYKTERLTITARDGTQVPVSVVTRKDRPMGGPLHLYAYGAYGYAVPPGFSTSRLSLVDRGMAYAIAHIRGGDDLGRRWYLQGKLNERTNTFEDFVDVAKGLIDAGYTEKGKISASGGSAGGELMGVVVNTDPDLWGAVVADVPFVDVLNTMLDKDLPLTPGEWPEWGNPIESKQAFAYMLSYSPYDQVVAQDYPPLLVTAGLNDPRVTYWEPAKWVAKLRATKTDTNTLLLKTNMGAGHGGKSGRFASLYETAEEFAFILTQLDVVD, from the coding sequence ATGAGCAAGCTTTTTACCGCCGCAATCGCCTTGACCGCGCTCTCCCTGCCGGTCGGCGCAGTGGCGCAATCCAACGGAGCCGATACCAGCGTGAGCGATAATTCGAGCGAACAGGCGCCAACCTCTCCCCCCGTGGCGGAGCGGCGCGATTACAGCTTCACCACTCACGGGATCACGCTCTCCGATCCCTATCACTGGCTGAAGGACCCGTCCTATCCGACCGTCGATGACGAGGACGTGCTTGCCTACGTCAAGGCGGAGAATGCGTGGTTCGAAGCGCAGATGGCGCCGCACAAGGAACTGGTCGACACGCTGTTCGAAGAGATGAAGGGCCGTATCAAGGAAGACGATTCCACGGTCCCGCAGAAAGATGGCGACTGGCTCTACTGGTCCGAATTCGAAGAGGGCAAGGAATACCGCCTGCACTATCGCAAGCCGGTCGCGGGCGGCGAGCCGCAGCTGCTGCTGGACGAGAACCAGCTGGCAGAGGGCAAGGACTATTTCCGCCTCGGCGCCTTCTCGGCCAGCAAGGACGGACGCTTCCTCGCCTACTCGTCGGACGACAATGGGTCGGAGCGGTACACCGCGCGGATCAAGGATCTCGAAACGGGCGAACTGTTGCCCGACGAACTGACCAACCTGCGCGGCGGCCTCACCTGGGTCGCGAACGACAGCGCGCTGGTCTACGGCCCGTCGACCGAAGAATGGCGCACGCTCGAAGCCAAGCTGCACGTGATCGGCACGCCGGTCGCCAGCGATGTCACGCTCTACAAGGAAGCGGATGAAAGCTTTGGCGTTGGGACCGGGCTGACCGCGCAGGAAGACTGGCTGGTCATCGCCACGGGCGACAACGAGACCAGCGAAATCCGCCTTGTCAGCGCCGACAACCCGACCGGCGAACAGATCCTGGTCAAACCGCGGCAGAAGGGCGTGGAGTACGACGTCGACGTGCGCGACGGCACGCTGTTCGTCCACACCAACGATAACCACATCAACTTCCGCCTCGCGACCGCGACGCTCGCGGCTCCGGGCGAGTGGACCACGCTGATCGAAGGCTCGGACGATTTCTACCTGACCGATTTCGAGCTGTTCAAGGACTTCTACGTCACCGAGGGGCGGCTTGCCGGGCTCGATCAGATCCAGCTGCGCGCCTATGACGATGCGGATGACATGACTCCGATCGCCTTCCCGGAGGCGAGCTTCGTCGCGGGTCTCTCGAACAACCCCGAATACGATGTGCAGAAGCTGCGCCTGTCGTACCAGAGCATGGTCACGCCGGGATCGGTCTACGATTACGACGTGAAGACCGGCGCGCTCGAACTCCTGAAACAGCAGGAAATCCCCAGCGGCTACGACGCAACGCTCTACAAGACCGAGCGGCTGACGATCACCGCGCGCGACGGCACGCAGGTTCCGGTCAGCGTGGTGACGCGCAAGGACAGGCCGATGGGCGGCCCGCTCCACCTCTATGCCTATGGCGCCTATGGCTATGCGGTGCCGCCGGGCTTCTCGACCAGCCGCCTCAGCCTCGTCGATCGCGGCATGGCCTACGCCATCGCGCATATTCGCGGCGGCGACGATCTGGGCCGTCGCTGGTATCTGCAGGGCAAGCTGAACGAGCGGACCAACACATTCGAGGACTTCGTCGACGTGGCCAAGGGCCTGATCGACGCGGGCTACACCGAAAAGGGCAAAATCAGCGCCAGCGGCGGCAGCGCCGGGGGCGAGCTGATGGGCGTGGTGGTCAACACCGATCCCGACCTGTGGGGTGCGGTGGTCGCCGATGTGCCCTTCGTCGACGTGCTCAACACGATGCTCGACAAGGACCTGCCGCTGACCCCGGGCGAATGGCCCGAATGGGGCAACCCGATCGAGAGCAAGCAGGCCTTTGCCTACATGCTCAGCTACAGCCCCTACGATCAGGTCGTGGCGCAGGATTACCCGCCGCTGCTGGTCACCGCGGGCCTCAACGATCCGCGCGTCACCTACTGGGAGCCCGCCAAGTGGGTTGCCAAGCTGCGCGCGACCAAGACCGATACCAACACGCTGCTGCTCAAGACCAACATGGGCGCGGGCCACGGCGGCAAGTCCGGGCGCTTCGCCTCGCTCTACGAAACCGCGGAGGAATTCGCCTTCATCCTGACCCAGCTGGACGTGGTGGACTGA
- a CDS encoding helix-turn-helix transcriptional regulator, with protein sequence MPVVVNLDVMLAKRKVRSNELAAAIGITESNLSLLKSGKVKGVRFGTLAAICRYLDCKPGDLLDYEISDDDLPG encoded by the coding sequence ATGCCGGTGGTGGTCAACCTCGACGTGATGCTGGCCAAGCGAAAGGTCCGCTCGAACGAGCTGGCGGCCGCGATCGGCATTACCGAAAGCAACCTCTCGCTGCTCAAATCGGGCAAGGTCAAGGGCGTGCGGTTCGGCACGTTGGCGGCGATCTGCCGCTATCTCGATTGCAAACCGGGCGACCTGCTCGACTACGAGATTTCCGACGACGACCTGCCCGGCTGA
- a CDS encoding acyl-CoA thioesterase, whose product MSDETSENSWAFERDYTASPEHIDELGHVNNAEWVRWIQDIAVSHWHAVAPDEHRERYIWVVTRHEIDYRGNIREGEVAHGGTRVSGTPRGAQFDREVRFVDDAGKVLVSALTRWAMLDAKTLRPQRVTAEIAAPFVAGS is encoded by the coding sequence GTGAGTGACGAGACTTCCGAAAATAGCTGGGCTTTCGAGCGCGACTACACCGCAAGCCCTGAGCATATCGACGAGCTCGGCCATGTGAACAATGCCGAGTGGGTCCGCTGGATTCAGGACATCGCGGTGTCGCACTGGCACGCGGTTGCGCCCGACGAACACCGCGAGCGCTACATCTGGGTCGTGACCCGGCACGAGATCGACTATCGCGGTAATATCCGCGAAGGCGAGGTCGCGCACGGCGGCACCCGTGTTTCGGGCACGCCGCGTGGGGCGCAGTTCGACCGCGAGGTGCGGTTCGTGGACGATGCGGGCAAGGTGCTCGTCTCCGCGCTCACCCGCTGGGCGATGCTCGATGCGAAGACGCTGCGCCCACAGCGCGTCACCGCAGAGATCGCCGCGCCGTTTGTGGCGGGTTCTTAG
- a CDS encoding cupin — protein sequence MAKVRKLSENPVHLGLGATALAQPPLTGMDWYADYAQRTAADGSEGRLVSLHSFAESWDSWEMHPRGHEVVVCTAGMITLTQEFPDGRIEQVTLTAGEYAINDPGVWHTADVEAEATALFITAGEGTQHRPR from the coding sequence ATGGCTAAGGTGCGAAAGCTCTCCGAAAATCCGGTCCATCTCGGCCTGGGGGCGACTGCACTGGCGCAGCCGCCCTTAACCGGGATGGACTGGTATGCGGATTATGCGCAGCGCACCGCCGCAGACGGCTCCGAGGGTCGGCTGGTCTCGCTGCATTCCTTTGCCGAGAGCTGGGACAGCTGGGAAATGCACCCGCGCGGGCACGAAGTGGTGGTCTGCACGGCGGGCATGATCACGCTGACGCAGGAATTTCCCGACGGGCGGATCGAACAGGTCACGCTGACGGCTGGGGAATACGCGATCAACGATCCGGGCGTGTGGCACACCGCCGATGTCGAGGCAGAAGCGACCGCACTGTTCATCACCGCTGGCGAAGGCACGCAACACCGCCCGCGCTGA
- a CDS encoding outer membrane beta-barrel protein translates to MRLSSPFRRACAAVSAAAASLILAPAAHAQDVPFDGAYAGPLVGVLEHHFYIEQTDAQTGATDGAYTRDWDIGGGAMAGYDIAVGDRVRIGAEVSLLKGGGSPETFVGGARYQQNERFGYRATGRIGVVAADRALFFVKGGFGGDRYAIDNAAGVEDAREWRTSFVVGAGAQVRLDERIDLRFEYEHLDSSAHAFFVGLPIRF, encoded by the coding sequence ATGCGCCTTTCTTCCCCCTTCCGCCGTGCCTGCGCCGCCGTGTCCGCGGCCGCAGCTTCGCTGATCCTTGCGCCTGCCGCGCATGCGCAGGACGTGCCGTTCGACGGCGCCTACGCCGGGCCGCTGGTCGGCGTGCTGGAGCATCATTTCTACATCGAGCAGACCGACGCGCAGACGGGCGCAACCGACGGTGCCTATACCCGGGACTGGGATATCGGCGGCGGTGCGATGGCGGGGTACGACATCGCCGTGGGCGATCGGGTGCGGATCGGTGCCGAAGTCTCGCTGCTGAAAGGTGGCGGATCGCCGGAAACCTTCGTGGGCGGGGCGCGCTACCAGCAGAACGAGCGGTTCGGCTATCGCGCGACCGGGCGGATCGGCGTGGTCGCGGCCGACCGGGCGCTGTTCTTCGTCAAGGGAGGCTTCGGCGGCGATCGCTATGCGATCGACAACGCGGCCGGTGTGGAGGACGCGCGCGAGTGGCGAACCAGCTTCGTCGTAGGGGCGGGCGCGCAGGTGAGGCTCGACGAGCGGATCGACCTGCGCTTCGAATACGAGCATCTTGATAGCTCCGCCCACGCGTTCTTCGTCGGGTTGCCTATCCGGTTCTGA
- a CDS encoding HAD family phosphatase gives MTQRTTPIRNVVFDVGNVIVRWEPQTIVELAFGHDLPAGITSQELFGGDIFRALNRGAMSLTETQRMFGERHGFDRKTCDRLVSALFESLVLIEETPPLMRRLKASGYGIYAITDNVHEIVAYLRGRYDFWPLFDGACVSADHSTLKPDPRMYTWLTETYGLVPEECVFFDDLQKNVDGAKAVGMESFVFTTTAQAEADLRSIGVDPDAKLEAA, from the coding sequence ATGACCCAGCGCACCACCCCCATCCGCAACGTCGTTTTCGATGTCGGCAACGTGATCGTCCGGTGGGAGCCGCAGACGATCGTGGAACTCGCCTTCGGCCACGACCTGCCCGCCGGGATCACCAGCCAGGAGCTGTTCGGCGGCGACATCTTCCGCGCGCTCAACCGCGGCGCAATGAGCCTGACCGAGACGCAGCGCATGTTCGGCGAACGCCACGGGTTCGACCGCAAGACCTGCGACCGGCTGGTCTCCGCGCTGTTCGAAAGCCTCGTCCTGATCGAGGAAACCCCGCCGCTGATGCGCCGCCTCAAGGCGAGCGGCTACGGGATCTACGCGATCACCGACAATGTGCACGAAATCGTCGCCTATCTGCGCGGGCGCTACGATTTCTGGCCGCTGTTCGATGGCGCGTGCGTCTCCGCCGATCACTCCACGCTCAAACCCGATCCGCGCATGTATACCTGGCTGACTGAAACCTACGGCCTGGTGCCGGAAGAATGCGTGTTCTTCGACGACCTGCAAAAGAACGTGGACGGCGCGAAGGCGGTGGGGATGGAAAGCTTCGTCTTCACCACCACCGCGCAGGCGGAGGCGGACCTGCGCAGCATCGGCGTCGATCCGGACGCCAAGCTGGAGGCAGCGTGA
- a CDS encoding oxidoreductase translates to MGIQQPVNSGFGRTSEPQEVLDGIDLSGKVAIVTGGYSGIGIETVRGLAGAGATVIVPARDHAKAVGNLSDVVGDVTIMAMDLADLATVRAFAAEFMAQHERLDLLINNAGIMACPLTRVGPGWEQQFGVNHLGHFALAQALMPLLVETASKPDSDVRVVALSSTAHKMGDIRWDDPHWESGEYDKWKAYGQAKTADALFAVGMNKRLGEHGGRAFSVHPGGIMTPLQRHLPNEEMVALGWMNEDGELSEDAAKMFKSVTQGASTTLWAATSPALKDRGGEYCEDCDIAQLADSENPSRYNNVQPYAVDEDSAQRLWAMSEEMVAAV, encoded by the coding sequence ATGGGAATCCAGCAACCGGTGAATTCGGGCTTCGGCCGGACGAGTGAACCGCAGGAGGTGCTGGACGGCATCGATCTCTCCGGCAAGGTCGCGATCGTTACCGGCGGCTATTCGGGCATCGGGATAGAGACCGTGCGCGGGCTCGCCGGGGCGGGCGCGACAGTGATCGTGCCCGCGCGCGACCATGCCAAGGCGGTGGGCAACCTCTCCGATGTGGTGGGCGACGTCACGATCATGGCGATGGACCTCGCCGACCTCGCCACGGTGCGCGCCTTCGCTGCCGAGTTCATGGCGCAGCACGAGCGGCTGGATCTGCTGATCAACAATGCCGGGATCATGGCCTGCCCGCTGACCCGCGTCGGCCCCGGCTGGGAACAGCAGTTCGGCGTCAACCACCTCGGCCATTTCGCGCTGGCGCAGGCGCTGATGCCGCTGCTGGTGGAGACGGCCAGCAAGCCGGACAGCGACGTGCGCGTGGTCGCGCTGTCCTCCACCGCGCACAAGATGGGCGATATTCGCTGGGACGATCCGCACTGGGAAAGCGGCGAGTACGACAAGTGGAAGGCCTACGGGCAGGCCAAGACCGCCGACGCGCTGTTTGCCGTGGGCATGAACAAGCGGCTGGGCGAGCATGGCGGACGCGCGTTCTCGGTCCACCCCGGCGGGATCATGACCCCGCTGCAGCGCCACCTGCCCAACGAGGAGATGGTCGCGCTCGGCTGGATGAACGAGGATGGCGAACTGTCCGAGGACGCCGCGAAGATGTTCAAGAGCGTGACGCAAGGTGCCTCGACCACTCTATGGGCCGCAACCTCGCCGGCGCTGAAGGACCGCGGCGGTGAATATTGCGAGGACTGCGACATCGCGCAGCTGGCGGATAGCGAGAACCCGAGCCGCTACAACAATGTCCAGCCCTACGCGGTCGACGAGGACAGCGCGCAGCGCCTTTGGGCGATGAGCGAGGAGATGGTCGCGGCGGTGTGA
- a CDS encoding aminopeptidase P family protein, which translates to MLMQTHEARLSALREELKRRGLDGFVVPIADAHMSEYVGEDAQRLRWLTGFGGSAGSAAVLLDKAAIFVDGRYTVQVRDQVEERLFEYRGVPKDNPANWLATNVSEGAQVGYDAWLATPGWVRSTKAALEKVGAKLVPVDGNPIDAVWQDQPAQSDAEARVHTDTHAGRNAQEKRAAIADWLGEEKLDGVVLSALDSVGWAFNIRGGDIAHTPVTMAFALVQQDGTAQLFIDENKVGPELKQHLGNAVTIRPRSEFKSALGAFEGKRIALDPEYGVAAIAQALEEGGAKVVETRDPTILPRAIKNEAEIDGHRDAQARDGAAVSRFLAWIEAEAPSGTIDELTAAAKLLEFRSVDGGLKDTSFDTISAAAGHAALPHYKVDEDSNIAIPPGSIFLCDSGGQYIGDERAGTTDITRTVWVGSADGKAEPSAEMKDRFTRVLKGHISIARAAFPEGTTGGQLDTLARMHLWEAGCDYAHGTGHGVGSALGVHEGPQRIAKTTGSQGGTMEPLAAGMICSNEPGYYKAGEYGIRIENLVLIEERAIENADEGTWFGFENLTWVPIDRTLIDVDLLTPEERDWVDHYHACCREILRQRVAETGDERAADWLERHTQPL; encoded by the coding sequence ATGCTGATGCAGACCCACGAAGCCCGCCTTTCCGCCCTGCGCGAGGAACTCAAGCGGCGGGGTCTGGACGGGTTTGTCGTCCCCATCGCCGATGCGCACATGAGCGAATATGTCGGCGAGGATGCGCAGCGGCTGCGCTGGCTGACCGGTTTCGGCGGCTCGGCAGGCAGCGCGGCGGTGCTGCTCGACAAGGCCGCGATCTTCGTCGACGGGCGCTACACCGTGCAGGTGCGCGACCAGGTGGAGGAACGCCTGTTCGAATATCGCGGCGTGCCCAAGGACAATCCGGCGAACTGGCTCGCCACGAATGTGAGTGAGGGCGCGCAGGTCGGCTATGACGCATGGCTCGCGACGCCCGGCTGGGTCCGCTCGACCAAGGCTGCGCTCGAAAAGGTCGGCGCGAAGCTCGTCCCGGTCGACGGCAACCCGATCGACGCCGTGTGGCAGGACCAGCCCGCGCAAAGCGATGCCGAGGCGCGCGTCCATACCGACACGCATGCCGGCCGCAACGCGCAGGAAAAGCGCGCCGCGATCGCCGACTGGCTGGGCGAGGAAAAGCTCGACGGCGTGGTGCTGAGCGCGCTCGATTCGGTCGGCTGGGCGTTCAACATCCGCGGCGGCGACATCGCGCACACGCCGGTGACCATGGCCTTCGCGCTCGTCCAGCAGGACGGCACGGCGCAGCTCTTCATCGACGAGAACAAGGTCGGGCCCGAGCTCAAGCAGCACCTCGGCAATGCGGTCACCATCCGTCCGCGCAGCGAGTTCAAAAGCGCGCTGGGCGCGTTCGAAGGCAAGCGAATCGCGCTCGATCCCGAATATGGCGTGGCGGCGATTGCGCAGGCGCTCGAAGAAGGCGGCGCAAAGGTGGTCGAGACGCGCGATCCCACCATTCTGCCGCGCGCGATCAAGAACGAGGCCGAGATCGACGGCCACCGCGACGCGCAGGCGCGCGACGGTGCGGCGGTCTCCCGCTTCCTCGCATGGATCGAAGCCGAAGCGCCCTCGGGCACAATCGACGAACTGACGGCTGCAGCCAAGCTGCTCGAATTCCGCAGCGTGGACGGCGGGCTGAAGGATACCTCGTTCGACACCATCTCGGCGGCCGCAGGCCACGCCGCGCTGCCGCACTACAAGGTGGACGAGGACAGCAACATCGCGATCCCGCCGGGCAGCATCTTCCTGTGCGATTCGGGCGGCCAGTATATCGGCGACGAGCGCGCGGGCACGACCGACATCACCCGCACCGTGTGGGTCGGCAGTGCCGACGGCAAGGCCGAGCCGAGCGCGGAAATGAAGGACCGCTTCACCCGCGTTCTCAAGGGCCACATCTCCATCGCCCGCGCGGCCTTCCCCGAAGGCACCACCGGCGGCCAGCTCGATACGCTGGCGCGCATGCACCTGTGGGAAGCGGGCTGCGACTACGCGCACGGCACCGGCCACGGCGTAGGCAGCGCGCTGGGCGTGCACGAGGGCCCGCAGCGCATCGCCAAGACCACCGGATCGCAGGGCGGCACGATGGAACCGCTCGCCGCGGGCATGATCTGCTCGAACGAGCCGGGCTACTACAAGGCGGGCGAATACGGCATCCGGATCGAGAACCTCGTCCTGATCGAGGAGCGCGCGATCGAGAACGCGGACGAGGGCACGTGGTTCGGGTTCGAGAACCTGACCTGGGTGCCGATCGACCGCACGCTGATCGATGTCGACCTGCTGACGCCCGAGGAACGCGACTGGGTCGATCACTACCATGCCTGCTGCCGCGAAATCCTCAGGCAGCGCGTCGCCGAGACCGGCGACGAGCGGGCGGCGGACTGGCTGGAGCGGCACACCCAGCCGCTCTGA
- a CDS encoding M1 family aminopeptidase, whose protein sequence is MKRLVVMVAALLALLVPAIATAQDVPDETPVRVEVLHDADGWSATFHFPADAQGWAFPRSNRARRQDTGWRELSWTVESDGVSLQRIDETDVLLADDGTVPRVVTVRFEPFAQDLLADYDPALLFTDGTLALFTGHFAVLPWLGNTQEIAEEGPDTEMVFRDAAGPLMYKGQSYDSATTRDDATYVVFGDPRLVTTDHLAALIDPATPAWLRREMVDFLPQTFAIYADRLGERAGSGKPMVLSSWAGPTPELYSQGGSVLPGLLTVRLEGEGLVNESTQALQGMRWFIAHEGAHFWLGQTVEYETDADAWIMEGGANLLAFRLIEQIDPEYNAGTELANSWQTCLAMSVDKPLAEASARRDYDANYACGTVLGMIAEGAAQTNGGRDFFDFLAALVAANREDAGGDGVVSVDDWLGQLVAESGDAELAAQLKAFVYQGTDDPQGDLCAMLARVDRAAPGCAAVAD, encoded by the coding sequence ATGAAGCGCCTGGTGGTGATGGTCGCCGCGCTTCTCGCGCTCCTCGTCCCGGCCATCGCCACCGCGCAGGATGTGCCGGACGAAACGCCCGTGCGGGTCGAGGTGCTGCACGATGCGGACGGCTGGAGTGCGACGTTTCACTTCCCCGCCGATGCGCAGGGCTGGGCCTTCCCCCGCTCCAACCGGGCACGCCGACAGGACACAGGCTGGCGCGAATTGAGCTGGACGGTCGAGTCGGACGGCGTTTCGCTGCAACGAATCGACGAGACCGACGTGCTGCTGGCCGATGATGGCACCGTCCCGCGCGTGGTGACCGTGCGGTTCGAACCTTTCGCCCAGGACCTGCTGGCGGATTACGACCCGGCGCTGCTGTTTACCGATGGCACGCTGGCGCTGTTCACCGGGCACTTCGCCGTGCTGCCCTGGCTGGGCAACACGCAGGAGATTGCGGAAGAGGGACCGGATACGGAGATGGTCTTCCGCGATGCGGCAGGCCCGCTCATGTACAAGGGACAATCCTACGACAGCGCCACGACCCGCGACGATGCGACCTATGTCGTCTTCGGCGATCCCCGGCTTGTCACGACCGACCATCTCGCCGCGCTGATCGATCCGGCAACGCCCGCGTGGCTGCGCCGCGAGATGGTCGATTTCCTTCCGCAGACCTTCGCCATCTATGCCGACCGGCTGGGCGAGCGGGCGGGCAGCGGCAAGCCGATGGTGCTGTCCAGCTGGGCTGGGCCGACGCCGGAGCTGTACAGCCAGGGCGGCAGTGTGCTTCCGGGCCTGCTGACCGTGCGACTGGAGGGCGAGGGGCTGGTAAATGAGAGCACGCAGGCCCTGCAGGGGATGCGCTGGTTCATCGCCCACGAAGGCGCACATTTCTGGCTCGGCCAGACGGTCGAATACGAAACCGATGCCGATGCGTGGATCATGGAGGGCGGAGCCAACCTGCTCGCCTTCCGGCTGATCGAGCAGATCGATCCCGAATATAACGCTGGCACCGAACTGGCGAACAGCTGGCAGACTTGCCTCGCGATGTCGGTCGACAAGCCGCTGGCGGAAGCGAGCGCGCGGCGCGACTACGACGCCAATTACGCCTGCGGAACGGTGCTCGGCATGATCGCCGAAGGCGCGGCGCAGACAAACGGCGGGCGCGACTTCTTCGATTTTCTGGCCGCACTGGTCGCGGCCAACCGCGAGGATGCGGGCGGCGACGGTGTCGTCTCGGTCGACGACTGGCTCGGCCAGCTGGTCGCGGAGAGTGGCGATGCGGAGCTGGCGGCGCAGCTGAAGGCCTTCGTCTATCAGGGCACCGACGATCCGCAGGGCGATCTGTGCGCCATGCTCGCCCGGGTGGACCGCGCAGCCCCCGGATGCGCGGCGGTAGCCGACTGA